Proteins from a single region of Punica granatum isolate Tunisia-2019 chromosome 8, ASM765513v2, whole genome shotgun sequence:
- the LOC116187417 gene encoding serine/threonine-protein kinase STY13-like, with protein MLEAGQKITGIIDLNKPHFNELDLSQGPYRKLAEGSNMSIESFGSLQTSNEGSVAMSTDQSSIASNESHTRILNHPGLRRRANDNNLTAHSVNNRRGRVSHALSDDALARALMDLNSPTWGLANFDEWTLDLRKLNMGEPFAQGAFGKLYRGTYIGEDVAIKILERPENDPEKAQVMEQQFQQEVMMLATLKHPNIVRFIGACRKPFVWCIVTEYAKGGSVRNFLSRRQGRAIPLRLAVKQALDVARGMAYVHGLNYIHRDLKSDNLLINSDKTIKIADFGVARIEVQTEGMTPETGTYRWMAPEMIQHRPYTQKVDVYSFGIVLWELITGMLPFQNMTAVQAAFAVVNKGVRPPIPSDCLPVLADIMTRCWDPNPEVRPPFTEVVRMLEYAEAEVLTTVRKARFRCCIARPMTLD; from the exons ATGTTGGAAGCGGGACAAAAGATCACGGGAATTATAGACCTGAACAAGCCTCACTTTAATGAACTTGATTTATCCCAAGGACCGTACCGTAAACTTGCAGAGGGCAGCAACATGTCCATAGAAAGTTTTGGAAGCCTTCAGACAAGCAATGAAGGTTCGGTTGCCATGTCCACTGATCAAAGCAGCATAGCTTCAAACGAGTCTCATACTCGAATCCTTAACCACCCAGGGCTTCGGCGCCGAGCTAATGATAACAATCTGACTGCACACAGTGTTAACAATCGCCGAGGGAGAGTCTCCCATGCTCTGAGCGATGATGCCCTTGCACGGGCCCTGATGGACCTGAACTCTCCAACGTGGGGTCTTGCGAATTTCGATGAGTGGACTCTTGACCTAAGGAAGCTCAACATGGGTGAGCCCTTTGCTCAGGGAGCCTTTGGGAAGCTCTACAGAGGAACTTACATTGGTGAGGATGTTGCCATCAAGATCCTTGAGAGGCCTGAGAACGACCCAGAGAAGGCCCAGGTGATGGAGCAACAGTTCCAGCAGGAAGTCATGATGCTTGCAACACTGAAGCACCCAAACATAGTTCGGTTCATCGGGGCTTGCAGGAAGCCATTCGTTTGGTGCATCGTGACCGAGTATGCAAAGGGTGGTTCAGTCAGGAACTTCCTCTCAAGGAGGCAGGGTCGAGCTATCCCTCTCCGATTGGCTGTCAAGCAGGCATTGGACGTTGCAAGAGGAATGGCCTATGTTCATGGCCTTAATTATATTCATCGGGACCTGAAGTCTGATAATCTCTTGATTAATTCGGACAAGACTATCAAGATTGCTGATTTTGGAGTTGCAAGGATTGAGGTGCAGACTGAAGGGATGACACCGGAAACAGGGACTTATCGCTGGATGGCTCC GGAGATGATCCAGCATAGGCCCTATACTCAGAAAGTGGACGTGTACAGCTTCGGGATAGTCCTCTGGGAACTCATCACAGGAATGCTTCCCTTTCAGAACATGACTGCGGTTCAGGCGGCTTTTGCAGTGGTGAACAAGGGAGTCCGTCCGCCCATTCCATCGGACTGCCTCCCAGTCCTCGCTGACATCATGACCCGATGCTGGGACCCAAACCCTGAGGTCAGGCCTCCCTTCACTGAGGTTGTCAGGATGCTCGAGTATGCAGAGGCTGAGGTCCTCACTACTGTCCGCAAGGCCCGGTTCAGGTGCTGTATCGCCCGGCCTATGACCTTGGACTGA